The Terriglobales bacterium region CGAGATCGTGTGTGTGCGGGCCAAAGTAGGTGCCGGGGGGATAGACATAGGTGGTGACTCGATAGCCCATGGCCTCGAGCTTGGCCTGCAGAGCCTGTTCACTGAAGGGCCCATCCACCGCTTCATTCCAGCGTTCAACTTTCAACATGTCACTAGTCTAGATCACAAACGGCGATCCATTACCATGCAGGAGTGGATCTTGGGAGACAGCCTGCACGGCTGTTCGAAATATTAGTGCTCAGGTTGCGCGAGGATGCCGCCCGCAATGGATGGCTGCGGGCCGGGCGCCATCTGTGGATGGATATTTCAGAGTTCCTGCGCGAGTCCTTGCCCGAACGCAGGCGGCTGCGTTACGGCGATATCGAGTACGACTGGGACCATCGGGTGGACACAACCTCGGCCACAGTGAACTGGAAGGCTCGGCTGGCGGGCGCTTTCAGCGGAATAGAATATCAGCCTTGCGATCCCAATCTGTTTCGTCAGACTGTGGGCAAGTTGCCAGTGAATTTCAGCGATTTCGTTTTTGTCGACATCGGCTCAGGCAAGGGAAGAGCGCTGCTGATGGCAGCGGATTATCCGTTTCGACAGATTCTGGGCGTTGAGCTATTGCCTTCGTTGAATGAAATCGCGCGAGCCAACCTAAGCCAGTACAAGAGTCCCACGCAAAGATGCTTTGCCATCGATCCGATATGCGGGGACGCGCGCGAGTTACAGTTTCCCCTGGAGCCCATCGTGCTTTTCCTGTTTAACCCACTGCCGGAGCCGGCGCTGAATGCGGTTGTCCGAAATTTTGTGAAATCACTTGAGACCAAGCCACGGCCGGCATGGATCGTTTATCACAACCCGGTGTTGGAGCACTTATTGCAGAAGTATTCCCGGTTCAGGCGGGTGGAAGGCGACCAGCAGTATGCGATTTATCGGAGTCAGGTCTAAGCACAATACAAATGCAGCCTCTACTCGAAATACAAATGGCTTGCCTTGCGCAAGATTTTATGATTTGAATGAATGTGCCGACGAAGTTGGAGACAGGGCGAAGGCCATGCGGAAATGATCCTCCCCCCTGATTCAACTCATTGGTTCGCGCTGGAGGACCCAACCACGTCGCGATTCCAAAAGTCGAGCGTGGTTAGCCCTTCAGCGCGGTTTGCTATCCATCCTCGCCCGAACAGCATGCAGGATCTCAGAGGCGATCAGCTAAGAACTGAGCGCGCAGTGACAATCCCCAGCGGGCAGACCGCTTCTGGCGCTAGCCTTTTGCCTCCCAGGGCGCCGAACGTGACACCAGTTCCGTCATATTCTTAAGCTTTTGGGGTAGTCCATCCGGCTAAGTGATTCCCGGTTAGTCCCCGTGGCTAGCTCCTCGGGAGAATTATCAAAGTGCGAACCCGGTTGTAGGCTTGCGAGCAATTAGCCTTTCAGGCCGATCGCATGGCTAGAAAGCAACGAGGAGGATCCCCAATGCGAAAAGCAATTTCCGCCGCGATGCTGGTTCTGCTGCTTGCCTGTTCGTCGTTCGTAATGGCGCAGATCAGCGACGTGTACTGGGTTAACTACTACTCCAACCGTGCTCATACTCAAGGAGCAATGGATCAAACCGTCCGCATCATCAACCCCGGTGAGCAAGGATCTCCGCTCAGCGGAACCCACGGAAATGTGTGCGCCGACATCTACGTTTTCGATGCCAACCAGGAAATGATTGAATGCTGCGC contains the following coding sequences:
- a CDS encoding class I SAM-dependent methyltransferase, whose amino-acid sequence is MDLGRQPARLFEILVLRLREDAARNGWLRAGRHLWMDISEFLRESLPERRRLRYGDIEYDWDHRVDTTSATVNWKARLAGAFSGIEYQPCDPNLFRQTVGKLPVNFSDFVFVDIGSGKGRALLMAADYPFRQILGVELLPSLNEIARANLSQYKSPTQRCFAIDPICGDARELQFPLEPIVLFLFNPLPEPALNAVVRNFVKSLETKPRPAWIVYHNPVLEHLLQKYSRFRRVEGDQQYAIYRSQV